One part of the Treponema sp. OMZ 787 genome encodes these proteins:
- a CDS encoding LysM peptidoglycan-binding domain-containing protein: MKKLISILIFLSILIPLAALSYDDNEYQRKSRAYTELAAKAYDEGDYEAAIEYSKLAESYAQQSAEFIQRMLAKTEAEQEMNKARTRFTWAKTNGAEEKYPDAYKTAEEALHAGGVAFDNENYDVATVCAQRVMDALSVVKGKNNTGLAELPAQYRVRTWRGERDCLWNIAAKKEIYGNPFMWRKLYEANKDKLPDAKDPNWVEPGIILTVPSIKGEKRSGLYDPSKTYKHFK; encoded by the coding sequence ATGAAAAAACTTATCTCTATTTTAATATTTTTGTCGATATTAATACCTCTTGCTGCCCTATCCTACGATGACAACGAATATCAAAGAAAAAGTAGGGCCTATACGGAACTTGCTGCAAAGGCCTATGATGAGGGCGATTATGAGGCTGCCATAGAATACTCAAAACTTGCAGAAAGCTATGCACAGCAATCTGCCGAATTTATTCAAAGGATGCTCGCTAAAACCGAAGCCGAGCAGGAAATGAACAAGGCACGCACAAGATTCACTTGGGCTAAGACAAACGGAGCAGAAGAAAAATATCCGGATGCCTATAAAACTGCCGAAGAAGCCCTGCATGCGGGAGGCGTAGCCTTCGATAACGAAAACTATGATGTAGCAACCGTATGTGCACAAAGGGTAATGGATGCTCTTTCTGTAGTCAAGGGAAAAAACAACACAGGTCTTGCCGAACTTCCTGCTCAATACAGAGTTAGAACATGGCGGGGAGAGCGAGATTGCTTATGGAACATTGCAGCCAAGAAGGAAATCTACGGAAACCCCTTTATGTGGCGAAAACTCTATGAAGCCAACAAGGATAAGCTCCCTGATGCAAAAGATCCGAACTGGGTTGAGCCCGGCATAATTTTAACCGTTCCCAGCATTAAGGGCGAAAAAAGATCCGGTCTATACGATCCTTCAAAAACATATAAACACTTTAAATAA